Within Primulina tabacum isolate GXHZ01 chromosome 5, ASM2559414v2, whole genome shotgun sequence, the genomic segment AAATAGCAATTTCAGAACCCCCTAGTTCCTTCAATATCGTTAACACTTGACAAACAGAACAATATAATCAGCATTACAGCATCAAATGATCCAATTTAAAATAGCTGAAGATCAGATAAGAGGTTACCAAAGATAACAGATGAAAAAATCAACAGGGATGAGAAAAGAGGAATCAATCATCAAAATGGAACCTGAATTTTGGCCTTAACTTTATCGATGGTATCACTGCTCTCGACCTCCAGTGTGATGGTTTTTCCAGTTAGGGTTTTCACGAAGATCTGCATGATTTTACCCTTGATTTCTCCCAAATTGTTCACCCGGCACCGTAAGATGGACACTGGAGTAGGATAAGTTACTTGATATGGGCCGGGTTATTTGTAAAGATAAttacgaaaatatttttaaaaagacattaatttgattttaaatttcttttatttGGTTGAACATAATTTTACttgaacaaaaaaatttattatcagTTTTGGATGATTATCATTTTATGTTCATCAATGATATATtcatttattaaatataatgaaacaTATCTAAATTATACGTATCATGTCATTAAAAAAAAGGAGacaaaattgtataaaatattatattggaGTTAACTCATAGCtgcttataattttttttgttttgagaCATCGAGGACTAGCCTGGTTCCTCTTGTTATTTGGAATGTTTTTCGAAGAACCTAGATTACAAACCATCATTCCTTTCATTTTTCTACACACACAACCAGGTTAGAAATGTCGGTTTCTCATAAAAAGAATGAAGGATCGGTTCTTATTTgatgtcatggtctgttttgataattatatatattaatataatgttaaaattttaatgcaagttatatgtagttcagtgGATAGAgtcattaattatttttttgaatttaggTTAAAAGTTCAATTTTTGCTGAGatcatttttttatcttttatttttcaattcatcatctaaatataaatcaaatgaattataaaaattattatacaaACATTCAATACGTGTGTCGATGTACaagtatatattatttttttcattttgagAACTCAGTTTCGAGAGCCCGGTCCCTCAAGGCTCTCAAGGTAACCCGTCCTTTTTTTCCCTATTTTCCGAGATGTTAATCCAAGCTTATCTCCTTGTGTTTGGCTAGAAACTGGACATGAACACTCTTCCATTTTCCATTTGGGCATACAATCCCAAAACCAATGCTGCCACAGGAATCTGCAGAAAGAAACTGTATAATTTCAAATCCTCAGGTGTGAAATTACAGATACAACAAAACACGGCAACTTCAGCTTCTATAAGCAGAAGAGAAGCAGCATTTGGGATTGGTTTTTGCTTCGGTagttttcttcagtttcttaATCCTCAGCAGGATTCTGCGGCAGCCAAGGAAGCTGCCTCTCCACCGTGCGAGTTCACCGCAGCTTCTTCAGGCCTCGAGTATTGCGACAAAGTAATCGGGACTGGACCCGAGCCTGTCAAAGGACAGCTTATCAAGGTAATTCGAGGCATTACTTTCATGCCTATCTATTCACGAGGTATATATAGATCGAACCATAAATTATCATAAAACTTAATTTGTATTCAATTAATTGTCTCTTAAGATAAGACTGAAAACCCCTCTGAAAAAGAAAACTTACACATGTTGAAAATGAGGGAAAGAGCCTTTTTTGCAGGCACATTATGTGGGGAAACTGGAGAATGGCAAGGTATTTGACAGCAGCTACGATAGGGGGAAGCCTCTCACTTTTCGGGTTGGTGTTGGTGAGGTAATATTGTAACTGTTGATTTGGAAATCAATATTTTACGAGTTTGGGTACTCTTGGATGTAGTTTCATCataatacatgtttatatatatttgggaaaataattttttgtcatgcttgttcaattttttgttttagTCCATTTAGTTTTCAAAGCTTagtttttaaatatgaatttttaattttcgacTATTTTGGTCCAACCcaacatatgaaaattcaacaaATTTCAATGACATCTGCATTTTTCAGTCACATCATCAATTTGACTAAAATATATagtcaaaaattaaaattcattGTACCACAATCAAACTTTGGAAACTTAATAAACTAAAACCTAAAATTTTGCCGCTTAGCCATACGGAGAGCAAGAATTATACATTCGAGTTAATAGCATGTGCTCTATGTCATGTTAATATTACTCTCAAAATCTCGAGTTTAATATTCTAGTATAAACATAAGAttggataaattttttaattagtattttcgtcaaatttatgataattaggtGATAAAAGGATGGGATGAAGGAATCCTTGGTGGTGATGGGATTCCGGCCATGTCTGCAGGTAACACTAGTATATATATCATCCTTTTTTTCTGTGCTATCTAACATGCATGTAGGTATATATCTCCATTCGTctcaaattttttatgtttatcaaatAGAACTATTGAATTTTTTGTAGATTATCTTATTGTTATCTaattgaattaaattaatttatataaaaaatattgagaTTTATTGGTTAATAGCTAGAAATCCATATTTAATCCCTTCGACAAATATTGATTGGTATAATTTTGTAGGAGGAAAACGTAAGCTGAGAATTCCTCCTGCACTTGGATATGGGATAAGAGGAGCTGGATGTAGAGGAGGCTCGTGCATTATTCCCCCAGATTCTGTTCTTTTGTTCGATGTCGAATTCGTAGGGAAAGCATAGAATCACTGCTTGATTCTTGCAATTTAATCATTGAGCAAGAAGCAGAAAGAATTTTCTTAATGTTTGCAACTTTTCTTTCTAGTGTTTCGATAATAAATTTTGGGTTATTAATATTTGTGTGGATATTTGAAACCCTACTGTTTAAACGATCATTTGAAACCCCAGAAAACAAAATTTAAGAAACTCAATCTTGACAGTCTGCTGCAGAAACAAAACTTGATCACATTACAGTCCACAGATAAGGTTACATCATTAAAGCTAAAAAAACATCGTCAAGTTGTGATAATTAGGTCCtacaaaacatgcatatacaatATTTGTATCAAACAAGAAATGCAAACAATCCCACGACTTTAACTAAAAAGTTGGGACGACAAAGTAGGAGGAATCAAGTTCGAGCTCTGAACGTTTGGCGAACCTGCCTTTGATTCTAGGCCTCGTCTCCGCATAGGCCTTTCTCGAGGCATATCGGATGGTTTTTTCGAACTTCCTGTTCTTTCTTTTCTCCCTGTACCGCAACACCCTTGCTTCTCTGTCGAGCCCGGAGGCCGGGTTGGCAGGGATAGTCTCGTTGGTCGCAAATGTGTTTATTGCATCGGCCATCGGATTGTGGTCCGGTACCAATCCCGCATCCAAGGACGAAGATGATACCTGTTTTTCAATTTCAGTCAGTAAAAAAGTGATTTAGATTTTTAGTTTATTAGCACCAAAAGTGACTAAGATGATCTGATAGATTGGTATTATGATCCACTGAATCCACATCATGCATGTGCTGTACCGTTGTGAATTCAAGTCAAAATAGCACGCATTAATCTAAAGTTTAATTTTCGAAATCGAGTTCAACTATAAAGTATTTTCCGAATAAGTTTTAATTGTTATTAGAATTAAGACGAACAAAAATGCTGGCTGAAAAAGAATGATATTGCAAATCAAGAAATAATAAAAGATAATATAAGAATGAAGGATATATGAAGAACGTACATTTTGGCGGATGGATTGTGAGGTGAAGTTGTACACGAAAGGCTTGGATCCTGGATAGATCACTTCACAAGTAGGAAACCCGTCAACTACCGGACCCGGAATCTGACCCGATTCGAATTCGTTCTTGCACTGATGAACCGGCACCACTCCATCAGAACAATGGTACTGCTCTTTCTCGTTTATCACTCCAATATTCTTGAGCTTCTGCTCATACGATATCAAATCAAGATCCAAACACGGATTCAGATCATTAAACAAGTACTCGGCGGATTTATATTCGGGCGACCCGGATTCATCGTCCACTTTACTACTCGGGTCGTTGAGGAGCCATGAAGCGGCCTCCGCCTCCTCCTCAGAGAATTCATCCCCGATTATGGCGGTGGAGGGAGATGATCTCATGGCTGAAGCGGCGTTGTAGAAGGGGATGACTGGAAGGCGCTCGTGGCGGCCGGCGAGGGGGTTGACGGAGTGAATATCACGGTCGCACGCGGCGCAGAGCGCCGCAGCGTCGGCTTTGCAGGTAACGGAAGCTGGGGCCTGCTCGCAGACTTCGCAAAGGAAGACACGAGCGTGACGTGAAGCCAGCTTGTTGGCGGCATGGATGTTTGTGTCGCATGTTGTGCAGAGGAAAGAGGAGTCCGTCCGGCAGAACACCGCGGCGGGGGAAGTTTTGCATGCGTCGCATATCTTCGAAGTGGAGCTCCAAGTTTCACCCgccattttttttcttcttgtatTCGTCTTTTCAGAACTGTATGAAGGAAAATGATACCATCTCCTATTTCCTTGCTTTTAATACACTAAGGACCAATAATACCATCAAAAAgtcatcaaaatttattttgaatttatttatttaaattttcgaattttgacttgattataatttaattagctTCCAAGGGTATAGTAGCTTGCGTACTCAACTTCGTTTATtctaattttcaaatatatttatttcatcaaattaattaCATGATACGATGcaagaattaattaaacaaatgattattatttatatCGAGAAAATAAGGTCAGAAGAGGATGGGTAAGGGAGATCACGAAATGGCCAATGAAAAGATGCAACGTGGCATAATATTAGCCATAGAGAAATCGTCGTTAGAATAAGGGGTTGTTTGGCTCTTTGTGCAATCTGTGtcaaaagaagaaaaaacaaGGGGATTCATTATGAAGTATGGGTCCCATGTGATTTGAGAGTTTGGGCAACTTGTACCCTTACATGTACGCATAGCtggaaaacaaaataaaaggCAAATTGGTTGTTCGTGGCCGAAGTTTACACGTGATTTCCCGGATAAGAGGAGGGGAAGGCCTCGATCCTACTAAAATTATGAGATTTGTAATTTAATGTTTTACGATGGAGTAGAAGATATAACATTCCTCCACGAAGTCTGTGAGGATACATACACATGCGTGGTATGTTTATTCAACTGAAATAATTATCTAAACATTATATTCTTTTTTGtcattttcaaattatttatattttcatattttttattaggaataagtAATATAGTTTTGGAGTCGTTGCGGTGGATTTCAAATacaacaaaaaaatttcaatcaatggtctcaaaaatcaattttatgagattaATCTTTGATTCAACTTatgacaaataaaaaatattattttttatgtcaaaatcaTTGTTTTTCATTGTAAATATGAATGGATCGATATATCTCACGAATATATATTTATGAGATCATCTCACGAAAAATCTATCCAGACAGCAATTGCAAATTCTTGCAgtagttaaaaaaaaaactgaattaGAAGGGATAAGGTCACCCCTCTAGCTTTGCGTATATTAGATGTTTTGATGTTGGTGACTGGATATCGATCGGCTTGAAACTCGATACTTGGCCCAATTCTGTTTGGCTTCACCTTGTTTTAATTGCCACGAATGTTGAAATTGTgcccaaataattaattaagataGTTTTGTCCcgtatatatttataaaaaaaaaaaaaaggaggaaAAAAATACGTACACAAATCTTAAAACTGACGTTTTATATATGTTAGCTTCTACAGTGTTTTCTAG encodes:
- the LOC142545235 gene encoding peptidyl-prolyl cis-trans isomerase FKBP13, chloroplastic — protein: MNTLPFSIWAYNPKTNAATGICRKKLYNFKSSGVKLQIQQNTATSASISRREAAFGIGFCFGSFLQFLNPQQDSAAAKEAASPPCEFTAASSGLEYCDKVIGTGPEPVKGQLIKAHYVGKLENGKVFDSSYDRGKPLTFRVGVGEVIKGWDEGILGGDGIPAMSAGGKRKLRIPPALGYGIRGAGCRGGSCIIPPDSVLLFDVEFVGKA
- the LOC142545234 gene encoding zinc finger protein CONSTANS-LIKE 3-like; the protein is MAGETWSSTSKICDACKTSPAAVFCRTDSSFLCTTCDTNIHAANKLASRHARVFLCEVCEQAPASVTCKADAAALCAACDRDIHSVNPLAGRHERLPVIPFYNAASAMRSSPSTAIIGDEFSEEEAEAASWLLNDPSSKVDDESGSPEYKSAEYLFNDLNPCLDLDLISYEQKLKNIGVINEKEQYHCSDGVVPVHQCKNEFESGQIPGPVVDGFPTCEVIYPGSKPFVYNFTSQSIRQNVSSSSLDAGLVPDHNPMADAINTFATNETIPANPASGLDREARVLRYREKRKNRKFEKTIRYASRKAYAETRPRIKGRFAKRSELELDSSYFVVPTF